From Ipomoea triloba cultivar NCNSP0323 chromosome 5, ASM357664v1, the proteins below share one genomic window:
- the LOC116020600 gene encoding uncharacterized protein LOC116020600, with translation MVDPNWELKDCCNRDQRFFLITIGIFTVVILILWRTFFLTPFKLITVFLHEASHAIACKLTCGQVEGMQVHANEGGVTQTRGGVYWLILPAGYLGSSFWGMVLILASTKLLTAKIAAGCFIAALVVVLFVAKNWTLRGLCIGFIIFIAAIWVLQEMTKVRILRYVILFIGVMNSLFSVYDIYDDLISRRVNSSDAEKFAELCPCPCNGVAWGVIWGMISFIFLCGAMYLGLVILS, from the exons ATGGTTGATCCGAATTGGGAGCTGAAGGACTGCTGTAACCGCGATCAAAGGTTCTTCCTTATCACCATCGGCATTTTCACCGTTGTTATCCTAATT TTGTGGAGAACATTCTTTCTGACTCCTTTTAAGCTCATTACTGTATTTCTTCATGAGGCAAGCCATGCGATTGCTTGTAAACTAACATGTGGCCAG GTGGAGGGGATGCAAGTTCATGCAAATGAGGGGGGAGTGACACAAACACGTGGCGGTGTTTATTGGTTGATCTTGCCTGCTGGAT ATCTTGGTTCATCATTTTGGGGAATGGTTCTCATACTTGCATCAACAAAGCTTCTGACTGCAAAAATAGCTGCTGGTTGTTTTATTGCAGCTTTAGTTGTGGTGCTGTTCGTTGCCAAAAAT tGGACACTTCGAGGACTTTGCATTG GATTCATCATTTTCATTGCTGCAATATGGGTTCTTCAAGAAATGACTAAAGTACGGATTCTTCGATATGTCATTCTCTTCATTG GTGTTATGAACAGCTTGTTTTCTGTTTATG ATATATATGATGACTTGATATCGCGAAGGGTTAACTCAAGTGATGCTGAGAAGTTTGCAGAACTTTGTCCCTGCCCTTGTAATGGTGTTGCTTGGGGAGTTATCTG GGGGATGATATCTTTCATATTTCTTTGTGGGGCTATGTACCTAGGACTTGTCATTTTATCTTGA